In one window of Rhizobium oryzihabitans DNA:
- the trmB gene encoding tRNA (guanosine(46)-N7)-methyltransferase TrmB encodes MTEERRSRATEAFFGRRKGKPLRNQQIDTIENLLPLLKIDLESAPPKNLVALFPADVKSVRLEIGFGGGEHLAHRAVENPETGFIGVEPFVNSMAKLLATVREGELMNIRLYDDDATQLLDWLPDASIDHIDLLYPDPWPKKKHWKRRFVSDVNLARFHRVLKPGGKFCFASDIDTYINWTLQHCARHGGFGWTAQSAEDWRTPYATWPGTRYENKAKREGRSSAYLTFIRT; translated from the coding sequence ATGACGGAAGAACGGCGTTCGCGCGCGACGGAAGCGTTTTTTGGCAGACGCAAGGGCAAGCCCCTGCGCAATCAGCAAATCGACACGATCGAAAATCTGCTGCCCTTGCTGAAAATCGACCTGGAAAGCGCCCCGCCAAAAAATCTCGTTGCTCTCTTTCCGGCGGATGTGAAATCGGTCCGTCTGGAGATCGGTTTCGGCGGCGGCGAACATCTTGCCCATCGTGCTGTCGAAAACCCCGAGACCGGCTTCATCGGCGTCGAACCCTTCGTCAATTCCATGGCCAAGCTGCTGGCGACCGTGCGTGAAGGCGAGTTGATGAATATCCGCCTTTACGACGATGACGCGACGCAATTGCTCGACTGGCTGCCGGATGCATCGATCGATCACATCGATCTTCTCTATCCCGATCCCTGGCCCAAGAAGAAGCACTGGAAGCGACGCTTCGTTTCCGACGTCAACCTTGCCCGTTTCCATCGCGTGCTGAAACCCGGCGGCAAGTTCTGCTTCGCCTCCGATATCGATACCTACATCAACTGGACGCTGCAGCACTGCGCGCGCCATGGCGGTTTCGGGTGGACAGCGCAAAGCGCCGAGGACTGGCGCACACCCTACGCCACCTGGCCGGGCACGCGCTATGAGAACAAGGCGAAAAGAGAAGGCCGCAGTTCGGCCTACCTCACTTTCATTCGCACTTAA
- a CDS encoding helix-turn-helix domain-containing protein, with amino-acid sequence MTENKKKPNPIDIHVGSRIRLRRTMLGMSQEKLGESLGITFQQIQKYEKGTNRVGASRLQNISGILNVPVSFFFEDAPGDQVGGAPGMAEASSSNYVVDFLSSAEGLQLNRAFVKIADPKVRRRLVDLVKALAAEGDAE; translated from the coding sequence ATGACCGAGAATAAGAAAAAGCCTAACCCCATCGACATTCATGTCGGAAGCCGAATTCGCCTTCGCAGAACCATGCTTGGCATGAGCCAGGAAAAGCTGGGTGAAAGTCTCGGAATTACCTTTCAGCAAATCCAGAAGTACGAAAAGGGCACGAACCGTGTCGGCGCCAGCCGCCTGCAGAACATATCGGGGATTTTGAACGTACCCGTTTCCTTCTTCTTCGAAGACGCGCCCGGCGATCAGGTTGGCGGCGCGCCCGGCATGGCGGAAGCATCCAGCTCCAACTACGTGGTGGATTTCCTGTCGTCGGCGGAAGGTCTGCAGCTGAACCGCGCATTTGTGAAGATTGCCGACCCAAAGGTTCGCCGTCGTCTCGTCGATCTCGTCAAGGCGCTCGCCGCCGAGGGAGATGCGGAGTAG